In Synergistaceae bacterium, a single genomic region encodes these proteins:
- a CDS encoding phosphoglycerate dehydrogenase: MICPKHRKICCLNSIASVGLEKFRKGYELIDTPDEAAGILVRSADMLNMNFPAELRAIARAGAGVNNIPIDKCSENGVVVFNTPGANANSVKELVLAGLLLASRDIFAGIKWVNDNAKDENISKLAEKIKKNFAGHEIQGKTLGVIGLGAIGVRVANAAVSLGMNVLGYDPYLSLKSAWMLSPMIKHADTAEEVYSASDYITIHVPAGANTRHMVNSDAIAKMKDGIKILNFARDVLVDESALKSALESGHVAKYISDFPNAISANLPNSIILPHLGASTEEAEDNCAVMAVVQLQDYLDNGNINNSVNYPDINAGICETEARVAILHQNIPNMLSQITAFFGNNGLNIENLLNKAKGSYAYTLLDISHKMPEDTVERLKEIDGVKRVRRVTERM, translated from the coding sequence ATGATTTGTCCCAAGCACAGAAAAATTTGCTGTCTTAATAGCATAGCAAGTGTAGGACTCGAAAAATTCCGCAAAGGTTATGAATTAATTGACACACCCGACGAAGCAGCCGGGATTCTTGTTCGTTCTGCTGATATGCTGAATATGAATTTTCCGGCCGAGTTGCGCGCGATCGCCCGTGCAGGTGCAGGAGTAAATAATATTCCCATCGATAAATGTTCAGAAAATGGAGTCGTAGTCTTCAACACTCCCGGAGCAAATGCAAACTCCGTCAAAGAATTAGTCTTGGCCGGTTTATTACTTGCTTCACGTGATATTTTTGCTGGAATAAAATGGGTCAATGACAACGCAAAAGATGAAAATATTTCCAAACTTGCAGAGAAAATCAAGAAAAATTTTGCAGGTCATGAGATTCAGGGCAAGACTCTCGGCGTTATAGGACTCGGTGCTATCGGTGTACGTGTTGCAAATGCTGCTGTCTCGTTAGGAATGAATGTTTTAGGCTATGACCCTTATTTATCGTTAAAATCTGCGTGGATGTTAAGTCCCATGATAAAACACGCTGACACGGCCGAAGAGGTTTATTCAGCGAGCGACTATATAACGATTCATGTTCCCGCCGGAGCAAATACAAGACACATGGTAAATTCTGACGCAATCGCGAAAATGAAAGACGGCATAAAAATTTTGAACTTTGCACGTGATGTCTTAGTTGATGAGTCAGCGTTAAAATCAGCACTTGAATCAGGTCATGTAGCAAAATATATTTCTGATTTCCCGAATGCAATAAGCGCAAATCTTCCAAATTCTATAATTTTGCCTCACTTGGGAGCGTCAACAGAAGAAGCCGAAGACAACTGCGCAGTAATGGCCGTCGTTCAATTGCAAGATTATCTTGACAACGGGAATATAAATAACTCCGTAAATTATCCCGATATTAACGCCGGAATCTGTGAGACTGAAGCAAGAGTCGCTATATTACATCAAAATATCCCGAACATGTTATCGCAAATTACAGCGTTTTTCGGTAATAACGGCCTCAATATAGAAAATTTGTTGAACAAAGCAAAAGGCTCTTACGCTTACACATTATTAGATATTTCTCACAAAATGCCGGAGGATACAGTCGAAAGGCTCAAGGAAATAGACGGCGTTAAACGAGTCAGACGAGTAACAGAAAGAATGTAA
- the serC gene encoding 3-phosphoserine/phosphohydroxythreonine transaminase gives MSRVYNFSAGPGVLPEEVLKTVQAELLEYGNSGMSVMEMSHRSKDFEDIINEAEKNLRSLMNIPANYRVLFLQGGAYTQFAMIPMNLMINRAADYIVTGQWSKKAAAEAKIFGTVNEIASSADKNFSYIPDLSDLNISPNADYVYICQNETVHGTTIKTLPNTKGKILVSDISSMFLSEPVDVNNYGLVYGGVQKNVGPAGVVIVIIRDDLIRDDVLPYTPTMMKYKTHADNKSLFNTPPCFNIYVCGLVFKWLIKLGGVEEMHKLNQAKAKVLYDYLDNSKLFHGTVDKKDRSLMNVPFVTGNKELDAEFAAEASQAGLKNIKGHRSVGGMRASLYNAMPIEGVYKLVEFMTDFEKRHAQ, from the coding sequence TTGAGCAGAGTTTACAATTTCAGCGCAGGCCCCGGAGTCTTGCCTGAAGAAGTGTTAAAAACTGTGCAGGCTGAATTACTCGAATACGGCAATAGTGGCATGTCAGTAATGGAAATGAGCCACAGATCCAAAGATTTCGAGGACATTATCAACGAGGCAGAAAAAAATTTACGCTCATTGATGAACATTCCCGCAAATTATCGCGTTTTATTCCTTCAGGGAGGAGCTTACACTCAATTTGCGATGATTCCCATGAACTTAATGATTAACCGTGCAGCTGATTATATCGTAACAGGCCAGTGGTCAAAGAAGGCAGCAGCTGAAGCAAAAATTTTCGGAACTGTCAACGAGATCGCAAGCTCGGCAGATAAAAATTTTTCGTACATTCCTGATTTGTCAGATTTAAATATTTCACCCAATGCCGACTACGTTTATATTTGCCAGAATGAGACAGTACACGGGACAACAATTAAGACTCTTCCCAACACTAAGGGCAAAATTTTAGTGTCTGATATTTCGTCAATGTTCCTGAGTGAGCCTGTTGACGTGAATAATTACGGGCTTGTTTACGGAGGTGTTCAGAAAAACGTCGGGCCTGCAGGAGTCGTTATCGTCATAATTCGTGATGATTTAATTCGTGATGATGTCTTGCCTTATACGCCCACTATGATGAAATATAAGACTCACGCTGATAATAAATCGTTGTTCAACACTCCCCCGTGCTTTAATATTTACGTGTGCGGATTAGTCTTTAAGTGGCTGATAAAACTCGGCGGCGTTGAAGAAATGCACAAGTTGAATCAGGCAAAGGCAAAAGTTTTATATGACTATCTCGACAACTCTAAATTATTTCACGGCACAGTCGACAAGAAAGACAGATCTTTAATGAACGTCCCATTTGTAACGGGAAATAAAGAACTTGACGCGGAATTTGCAGCAGAGGCATCACAGGCAGGACTCAAAAATATAAAGGGTCATCGTTCAGTCGGAGGCATGAGAGCATCACTTTATAACGCAATGCCTATCGAGGGAGTATACAAGCTCGTTGAGTTCATGACAGATTTTGAAAAGAGGCACGCTCAATAA